A stretch of the Malus sylvestris chromosome 10, drMalSylv7.2, whole genome shotgun sequence genome encodes the following:
- the LOC126587586 gene encoding purple acid phosphatase 15-like, whose translation MAFSSCSSVPAVAAITCLIAVVVGCYSPVEARIPTTLDGPFEPLTVPFDPSLRGNAVDLPDDDQRVRRRVKGFEPEQISVSLSADYDSVWISWITGEYQIGDKIKPLDPKSVASVVRYGKLRYPPTHEATGYSLVYNQLYPFEGLQNYTSGIIHHVRLTGLKPNTLYFYRCGDPSIPAMSKIHHYRTMPVSGPRSYPERIAVVGDLGLTYNTTTTISHLTSNNPDLVLLIGDVTYANLYLTNGTGSDCYSCSFPNSPIHETYQPRWDYWGRYMQSLVSKVPIMVVEGNHEIEEQAENKTFEAYSSRFAFPSEESGSSSTFYYSFNAGGIHFIMLGAYTDFSKSGKQYKWLEQDLANVDRSTTPWLAATWHPPWYSTYEAHYREAECMRLEMEELLYSYGVDIVFNGHVHAYERSNRVYDYNLDPCGPVYLTVGDGGNREKMAVQHADEPGRCPEPSTTPDQHLGDGAFCAENFTSGPAAGKFCWDRQPDYSAFRESSFGHGILEVKNETWALWTWYRNQDSDNKIGDQIYIVRQPDKCRIRHVFESWLADL comes from the exons ATGGCATTTTCTTCGTGCTCCTCCGTTCCTGCAGTTGCTGCGATAACGTGTTTGATTGCGGTTGTCGTGGGTTGTTATTCGCCCGTTGAGGCCCGAATTCCCACCACCTTGGACGGCCCGTTCGAGCCCCTCACCGTCCCCTTTGATCCCAGTCTGCGCGGCAACGCCGTCGATTTGCCGGATGATGATCAGCGGGTCCGTCGCCGGGTTAAAGGGTTTGAGCCCGAGCAGATTTCCGTCTCGCTATCCGCTGATTACGACTCCGTTTGGATCTCCTGGATTACAG GGGAGTATCAGATTGGAGACAAGATAAAGCCATTGGACCCGAAAAGTGTGGCAAGCGTTGTTCGTTATGGGAAGCTGAGATATCCACCAACGCATGAAGCCACAGGGTATTCTCTGGTTTACAATCAGCTCTACCCTTTTGAAGGCCTCCAAAATTACACTTCCGGAATTATCCACCATGTTCGTCTCACAG GGTTGAAACCGAATACACTGTACTTTTATCGATGTGGGGATCCTTCTATACCTGCAATGAGCAAAATCCACCATTACAGGACCATGCCAGTTTCTGGTCCTCGGAGCTACCCGGAGAGAATAGCAGTTGTGGGAGACCTTGGCCTTACTTACAACACAACTACCACAATAAGTCACTTGACAAGTAACAATCCTGATCTTGTTCTATTGATTGGTGATGTTACTTATGCAAACCTCTACCTCACAAATGGAACTGGCTCTGACTGCTATTCTTGCTCATTTCCAAACTCTCCGATACATGAGACCTATCAGCCTCGATGGGATTACTGGGGAAG GTATATGCAGAGTTTAGTGTCCAAGGTTCCAATAATGGTTGTTGAAGGGAACCATGAAATAGAAGAACAGGCTGAAAATAAGACTTTTGAGGCTTATAGTTCTCGGTTTGCATTCCCATCTGAAGAAAGCGGATCTTCGTCCACATTCTACTACTCATTTAATGCAGGGGGGATTCATTTTATCATGCTTGGAGCCTACACTGACTTTAGCAAATCAG GGAAACAATACAAGTGGCTGGAGCAAGATTTGGCTAATGTGGACAGATCCACAACTCCCTGGTTGGCAGCTACTTGGCATCCTCCCTGGTATAGTACCTACGAGGCCCATTACAGAGAGGCAGAATGTATGAGGTTGGAAATGGAAGAGCTACTGTACTCTTATGGCGTTGATATAGTGTTCAATGGACAT GTTCATGCCTACGAGCGATCGAATCGAGTTTATGATTACAACTTAGATCCCTGTGGTCCTGTATATCTCACCGTTGGTGACGGGGGTAATCGGGAGAAGATGGCAGTTCAACATGCTGACGAACCTGGTCGTTGCCCAGAGCCATCAACTACTCCTGATCAACACCTAGGTGATGGTGCCTTTTGTGCAGAGAACTTTACCTCCGGCCCAGCAGCAGGTAAATTTTGTTGGGATCGGCAACCGGATTACAGTGCTTTCAGAGAAAGCAGCTTTGGCCATGGGATCCTTGAG GTGAAGAATGAGACTTGGGCTTTGTGGACATGGTACCGGAACCAGGACTCCGACAATAAAATTGGAGATCAAATTTATATAGTGAGGCAGCCTGATAAATGCCGCATCCGCCATGTGTTCGAAAGTTGGCTTGCTGACCTCTAA
- the LOC126587604 gene encoding ribonuclease MC-like: MFSLSSLFASSLMSERAMLPHHMISSNTSSALGMEFVETNQFCGIPLRHTASGRATLPIHLHLYSALGPYSTEVSFNIRRTNMDFWAHEYNKHGRCSDNKFSQTQYFHEAHRLWLTYNAQYLFSQTTGIVPGYQYHYIDLESAIRQTIGGKTPLLMCKYDGRIAYLLDVVICFDYNAANPVDCVRTTNCGALVSYSL, translated from the exons aTGTTCTCGTTGTCATCGCTCTTTGCTTCGTCACTTATGTCGGAAAGAGCAATGCTGCCACACCATATGATATCTTCCAATACGTCTTCTGCCTTGGGAATGGAATTTGTGGAAACCAACCAGTTCTGCGGCATACCTTTACGACACACGGCCTCTGGCCGAGCAACTTTACCGATCCATCTGCACCTATACTCTGCGCTTGGACCCTATTCGACAGAAGTCAG CTTCAACATTAGACGGACAAATATGGATTTCTGGGCGCATGAGTACAACAAGCACGGCAGGTGCTCGGACAATAAATTTTCCCAGACACAATACTTCCACGAAGCTCATAGATTATGGTTGACCTACAATGCACAATATCTATTTTCTCAAACAACTGGGATTGTACCAGGATATCAATATCATTACATCGACCTTGAATCGGCCATTCGACAGACTATAGGAGGGAAAACACCTCTTCTTATGTGCAAGTATGACGGGCGGATCGCGTATCTGCTGGACGTCGTCATCTGTTTTGACTACAACGCAGCGAATCCGGTCGATTGTGTCAGGACAACAAATTGTGGGGCATTGGTATCGTATTCACTCTAA